In one window of Lynx canadensis isolate LIC74 chromosome B3, mLynCan4.pri.v2, whole genome shotgun sequence DNA:
- the SLC30A4 gene encoding zinc transporter 4 isoform X2: MAGSGAWKRLKSLLRKDDAAFLNDTSAFDFSDEVGDEGLSRFNKLRVVVADDGSEIPERPVNGAHPALQADDDSLLDQDLPLTNSQLSLKVDPCDNCSRQRELLKQRKVKTRLTIAAVLYLLFMIGELVGGYIANSLAIMTDALHMLTDLSAIILTLLALWLSSKSPTKRFTFGFHRLEVLSAMISVLLVYILMGFLLYEAVQRTIHMKYEINGDIMLITAAVGVAVNVMFWVQTQPWAGQPSSESCICTCLGGFGTECWCTNSCIHHTIQARIQDCRSHLYICIFITCGFHNISYHMGHNSYNTRRCTKPFECRLYQRSLDENRRCIFSGRFKYLVSHFRKTYCHSTHTAKYVADGKSWGWWTLSLEFNLTFLLLNK, from the exons ATGGCCGGATCCGGCGCGTGGAAGCGTCTCAAATCTCTGCTACGGAAGGATGATGCCGCGTTTTTAAATGACACCAGCGCCTTTGACTTCTCGGATGAGGTGGGGGACGAGGGGCTTTCTCGGTTTAACAAACTTCGAGTTGTGGTGGCCGATGATGGTTCTGAAATCCCAGAAAGGCCTGTTAACGGGGCGCACCCGGCCCTCCAGGCCGACGACGATTCCTTACTGGACCAGGACTTACCTTTGACCAACAGTCAGCTGAGTCTGAAGGTGGACCCCTGTGACAACTGCAGCAGACAGCGAGAGTTACTGAAGCAGAGAAAGGTGAAAACCAGGTTGACCATTGCTGCCGTTCTTTACTTGCTTTTCATGATTGGAGAACTTGTAG GTGGATACATTGCAAATAGCCTAGCAATCATGACAGATGCACTTCATATGTTAACTGACCTAAGTGCTATCATACTGACCCTGCTTGCTTTGTGGCTGTCCTCAAAATCTCCAACCAAAAGATTCACCTTTGGATTTCATCGCTTAG AGGTTTTATCAGCTATGATTAGTGTGCTCTTGGTGTATATACTTATGGGATTCCTCCTATATGAAGCTGTCCAAAGAACTATccatatgaaatatgaaataaatggagatataatGCTCATCACTGCAGCTGTTGGAGTTGCTGTTAATGTAAT GTTCTGGGTGCAGACACAACCATGGGCAGGACAGCCTAGCAGTGAGAGCTGCATTTGTACATGCCTTGGGGGATTTGGTACAGAGTGTTGGTGTACTAATAGCTGCATACATCATACGATTCAAG CCAGAATACAAGATTGCCGATCCCATCTGTACATATGTATTTTCATTACTTGTGGCTTTCACAACATTTCGTATCATATGGGACACAATAGTTATAATACTAGAAG GTGTACCAAGCCATTTGAATGTAGACTATATCAAAGAAGCCTTGATGAAAATAGAAGATGTATATTCAGTGGAAGATTTAAATATCTGGTCTCTCACTTCAGGAAAACCTACTGCCATAGTACACATACAGCTAAGTATGTTGCTGACGGTAAATCCTGGGGTTGGTGGACTTTGTCTTTGgaatttaatttaacatttttgcttttaaataagtAG
- the SLC30A4 gene encoding zinc transporter 4 isoform X3, which translates to MAGSGAWKRLKSLLRKDDAAFLNDTSAFDFSDEVGDEGLSRFNKLRVVVADDGSEIPERPVNGAHPALQADDDSLLDQDLPLTNSQLSLKVDPCDNCSRQRELLKQRKVKTRLTIAAVLYLLFMIGELVGGYIANSLAIMTDALHMLTDLSAIILTLLALWLSSKSPTKRFTFGFHRLEVLSAMISVLLVYILMGFLLYEAVQRTIHMKYEINGDIMLITAAVGVAVNVMFWVQTQPWAGQPSSESCICTCLGGFGTECWCTNSCIHHTIQARIQDCRSHLYICIFITCGFHNISYHMGHNSYNTRRCTKPFECRLYQRSLDENRRCIFSGRFKYLVSHFRKTYCHSTHTANSWKFI; encoded by the exons ATGGCCGGATCCGGCGCGTGGAAGCGTCTCAAATCTCTGCTACGGAAGGATGATGCCGCGTTTTTAAATGACACCAGCGCCTTTGACTTCTCGGATGAGGTGGGGGACGAGGGGCTTTCTCGGTTTAACAAACTTCGAGTTGTGGTGGCCGATGATGGTTCTGAAATCCCAGAAAGGCCTGTTAACGGGGCGCACCCGGCCCTCCAGGCCGACGACGATTCCTTACTGGACCAGGACTTACCTTTGACCAACAGTCAGCTGAGTCTGAAGGTGGACCCCTGTGACAACTGCAGCAGACAGCGAGAGTTACTGAAGCAGAGAAAGGTGAAAACCAGGTTGACCATTGCTGCCGTTCTTTACTTGCTTTTCATGATTGGAGAACTTGTAG GTGGATACATTGCAAATAGCCTAGCAATCATGACAGATGCACTTCATATGTTAACTGACCTAAGTGCTATCATACTGACCCTGCTTGCTTTGTGGCTGTCCTCAAAATCTCCAACCAAAAGATTCACCTTTGGATTTCATCGCTTAG AGGTTTTATCAGCTATGATTAGTGTGCTCTTGGTGTATATACTTATGGGATTCCTCCTATATGAAGCTGTCCAAAGAACTATccatatgaaatatgaaataaatggagatataatGCTCATCACTGCAGCTGTTGGAGTTGCTGTTAATGTAAT GTTCTGGGTGCAGACACAACCATGGGCAGGACAGCCTAGCAGTGAGAGCTGCATTTGTACATGCCTTGGGGGATTTGGTACAGAGTGTTGGTGTACTAATAGCTGCATACATCATACGATTCAAG CCAGAATACAAGATTGCCGATCCCATCTGTACATATGTATTTTCATTACTTGTGGCTTTCACAACATTTCGTATCATATGGGACACAATAGTTATAATACTAGAAG GTGTACCAAGCCATTTGAATGTAGACTATATCAAAGAAGCCTTGATGAAAATAGAAGATGTATATTCAGTGGAAGATTTAAATATCTGGTCTCTCACTTCAGGAAAACCTACTGCCATAGTACACATACAGCTAA TTCCTGGAAGTTCATCTAA
- the SLC30A4 gene encoding zinc transporter 4 isoform X1 → MAGSGAWKRLKSLLRKDDAAFLNDTSAFDFSDEVGDEGLSRFNKLRVVVADDGSEIPERPVNGAHPALQADDDSLLDQDLPLTNSQLSLKVDPCDNCSRQRELLKQRKVKTRLTIAAVLYLLFMIGELVGGYIANSLAIMTDALHMLTDLSAIILTLLALWLSSKSPTKRFTFGFHRLEVLSAMISVLLVYILMGFLLYEAVQRTIHMKYEINGDIMLITAAVGVAVNVIMGFLLNQSGHHAHSHSLPSNSPTVGSGCRHNHGQDSLAVRAAFVHALGDLVQSVGVLIAAYIIRFKPEYKIADPICTYVFSLLVAFTTFRIIWDTIVIILEGVPSHLNVDYIKEALMKIEDVYSVEDLNIWSLTSGKPTAIVHIQLIPGSSSKWEEVQSKAKHMLLNTFGMYKCTIQLQSYRQEVDRTCAHCQSSSS, encoded by the exons ATGGCCGGATCCGGCGCGTGGAAGCGTCTCAAATCTCTGCTACGGAAGGATGATGCCGCGTTTTTAAATGACACCAGCGCCTTTGACTTCTCGGATGAGGTGGGGGACGAGGGGCTTTCTCGGTTTAACAAACTTCGAGTTGTGGTGGCCGATGATGGTTCTGAAATCCCAGAAAGGCCTGTTAACGGGGCGCACCCGGCCCTCCAGGCCGACGACGATTCCTTACTGGACCAGGACTTACCTTTGACCAACAGTCAGCTGAGTCTGAAGGTGGACCCCTGTGACAACTGCAGCAGACAGCGAGAGTTACTGAAGCAGAGAAAGGTGAAAACCAGGTTGACCATTGCTGCCGTTCTTTACTTGCTTTTCATGATTGGAGAACTTGTAG GTGGATACATTGCAAATAGCCTAGCAATCATGACAGATGCACTTCATATGTTAACTGACCTAAGTGCTATCATACTGACCCTGCTTGCTTTGTGGCTGTCCTCAAAATCTCCAACCAAAAGATTCACCTTTGGATTTCATCGCTTAG AGGTTTTATCAGCTATGATTAGTGTGCTCTTGGTGTATATACTTATGGGATTCCTCCTATATGAAGCTGTCCAAAGAACTATccatatgaaatatgaaataaatggagatataatGCTCATCACTGCAGCTGTTGGAGTTGCTGTTAATGTAAT aatgGGGTTTCTATTGAACCAGTCTGGTCACCACGCCCATTCCCACTCTCTGCCTTCGAATTCTCCTACCGTAGGTTCTGGGTGCAGACACAACCATGGGCAGGACAGCCTAGCAGTGAGAGCTGCATTTGTACATGCCTTGGGGGATTTGGTACAGAGTGTTGGTGTACTAATAGCTGCATACATCATACGATTCAAG CCAGAATACAAGATTGCCGATCCCATCTGTACATATGTATTTTCATTACTTGTGGCTTTCACAACATTTCGTATCATATGGGACACAATAGTTATAATACTAGAAG GTGTACCAAGCCATTTGAATGTAGACTATATCAAAGAAGCCTTGATGAAAATAGAAGATGTATATTCAGTGGAAGATTTAAATATCTGGTCTCTCACTTCAGGAAAACCTACTGCCATAGTACACATACAGCTAA TTCCTGGAAGTTCATCTAAATGGGAAGAAGTACAGTCCAAAGCAAAGCATATGTTATTGAACACATTTGGCATGTATAAATGTACTATTCAGCTTCAGAGTTACAGGCAAGAAGTGGACAGAACTTGTGCACATTGTCAGAGTTCCAGTTCctaa